In a genomic window of Candidatus Latescibacter sp.:
- a CDS encoding M67 family metallopeptidase, whose translation MVQITKAVLAAIVEHSRQDAPVEACGYLGESNGIITACYRMKNCDGSGEHFSLDPEEQFSVLRDMRNNNIQLAAVYHSHPATPARPSDEDIRLAYDPGIRYIIISLMNGEEPVRSFRIRDSRVEYEDIEIVETCYPIKSAKV comes from the coding sequence ATGGTACAAATAACAAAAGCTGTTTTGGCAGCTATAGTTGAACATTCCAGACAGGACGCGCCCGTAGAGGCATGCGGTTATCTCGGGGAAAGTAATGGGATTATTACAGCCTGCTATCGGATGAAAAATTGTGATGGTTCCGGAGAACACTTCTCTCTCGATCCGGAGGAACAGTTTTCGGTTCTCAGAGATATGAGAAACAACAACATACAGCTTGCAGCAGTGTATCATAGCCATCCTGCAACGCCTGCTCGACCATCAGATGAAGATATCCGGCTCGCGTACGATCCTGGAATCCGGTATATAATAATCTCGCTGATGAATGGTGAGGAGCCGGTAAGGTCTTTCCGGATAAGAGATTCCCGTGTCGAGTATGAAGACATTGAGATTGTAGAAACCTGTTATCCCATCAAGTCAGCAAAGGTGTAA
- the moeB gene encoding molybdopterin-synthase adenylyltransferase MoeB, with translation MIQFTEDQLERYSRHILLKDVGVEGQIKIMESSVLIMGAGGLGAPVALYLAAAGVGTIGIVDYDRVELSNLQRQVIHFTKDIGTPKVLSAAEKMQAINPDVSIKAIHEFVRADTIMGILEGWDFVIDGTDNFAAKFLINDACVMAGIPFSHGGILRFNGQTMTVVPGQSACYRCVFSAPPPKNLVPTCSEAGILGAVAGILGTIQAAEALKFVLGIGGCLTNRLLTFNAMTMDFRTVSFKKRNDCEVCSDMPTIRELVDGELPVCDLKKNTE, from the coding sequence ATGATACAATTTACGGAAGATCAGTTGGAGAGGTACAGCCGGCATATTTTGTTGAAGGATGTCGGTGTTGAGGGACAGATAAAAATTATGGAAAGCAGCGTGTTGATAATGGGAGCCGGCGGCCTGGGAGCTCCGGTAGCCCTCTATCTTGCCGCTGCCGGTGTGGGAACAATTGGCATCGTCGATTACGACAGAGTGGAACTGTCGAATCTTCAGCGCCAGGTGATCCATTTCACCAAGGACATCGGTACACCGAAAGTACTCTCCGCCGCCGAGAAAATGCAGGCGATCAACCCTGATGTCAGCATCAAAGCTATCCATGAATTTGTGCGGGCTGATACTATCATGGGGATTCTCGAAGGGTGGGATTTCGTTATCGACGGAACTGACAATTTCGCTGCTAAGTTTTTGATCAACGATGCGTGCGTCATGGCAGGTATTCCTTTCTCTCATGGCGGCATTCTCCGTTTTAACGGGCAGACCATGACTGTTGTGCCGGGACAATCCGCCTGTTACCGGTGTGTATTTTCCGCTCCGCCTCCGAAGAATCTCGTTCCGACCTGCTCGGAAGCCGGAATTCTTGGTGCGGTCGCTGGAATACTGGGTACCATTCAGGCAGCCGAGGCTTTAAAATTCGTACTGGGCATCGGCGGCTGTCTGACAAACAGACTTCTGACGTTCAATGCGATGACCATGGATTTCAGGACGGTTTCGTTTAAAAAAAGGAATGATTGTGAGGTATGCAGTGACATGCCTACGATACGAGAGCTCGTTGACGGGGAACTCCCCGTGTGCGATTTGAAAAAGAATACGGAATAA
- a CDS encoding aminotransferase class V-fold PLP-dependent enzyme, protein MTGFSTKAIHGIRLTGDSSRKDVHGSLRMPVYDSAAFEYESSKELQLAFEGKLNTHSYSRISNPTVEDFEQRVRLLSDALGVIAVSSGMAAIANVLITLAEAGSNIVTTRFLFGNTLSLLGKTLKDWGLETRFVDMSEPESIERIIDDGTRAVFLEVITNPQLEVADVKKITEIAHSRRIPVIVDGTLTTPYIFKSKDFGVDIEIISSTKYMSGGATSVGGVIIDNGLFDWSRCGKLKEDSQKYGNFTLLAKLKREVFRNLGSCLSPHNAYLQTLGLETMSLRIDKSCANALEMARFLERHPVAKSVRYPGLESSRFHEIAVAQFGNKFGGLLTFELGNRDDCYRFMDNLRIIRRATNLNDNKTLVLHPASTIFCEFSVEQKKEMGVSDSMVRLAAGIEDSEDILEDIEQALEVI, encoded by the coding sequence TTGACCGGTTTCTCGACAAAAGCCATACATGGTATCAGGCTGACCGGTGATTCTTCCCGTAAAGATGTCCACGGTTCGCTGCGAATGCCGGTATATGATAGCGCCGCTTTTGAATACGAATCCTCAAAAGAACTGCAGCTGGCATTTGAGGGAAAGCTGAATACTCATTCGTACAGCCGCATCAGCAATCCGACAGTCGAAGATTTCGAACAGAGAGTACGTCTTCTTTCAGATGCCCTCGGTGTCATTGCTGTTTCTTCCGGGATGGCCGCTATTGCCAATGTTCTCATTACTCTTGCCGAGGCCGGATCGAATATTGTCACAACCCGGTTCTTGTTTGGCAATACGCTTTCCCTTTTGGGAAAAACACTGAAAGATTGGGGGCTTGAAACCAGATTTGTGGACATGAGTGAACCTGAATCTATTGAACGGATCATTGACGATGGCACACGGGCTGTTTTTCTCGAAGTGATCACTAACCCTCAATTGGAAGTAGCCGATGTAAAAAAAATCACCGAGATAGCTCATTCCCGGAGAATTCCAGTGATAGTGGACGGAACGCTGACAACTCCCTATATCTTCAAATCGAAGGATTTCGGGGTGGATATTGAAATTATATCGAGCACAAAGTACATGTCCGGCGGAGCGACCAGTGTTGGCGGCGTGATCATAGATAACGGATTGTTTGATTGGAGCCGGTGTGGCAAACTGAAGGAAGATTCACAAAAATACGGCAATTTTACTCTTTTAGCCAAATTGAAGCGGGAGGTGTTTCGGAATCTCGGTTCTTGTCTGTCACCCCATAATGCGTATCTACAGACTCTCGGTCTTGAAACCATGAGCCTGCGAATCGACAAAAGCTGTGCAAATGCTCTTGAAATGGCGCGTTTTCTTGAACGTCACCCGGTTGCGAAATCGGTACGGTATCCTGGATTGGAAAGCTCGCGTTTCCATGAAATTGCTGTTGCTCAGTTCGGGAACAAATTCGGGGGATTGCTGACGTTCGAATTGGGGAATCGTGATGATTGCTACCGGTTTATGGACAATTTACGCATCATCAGGCGGGCTACTAACCTCAATGATAACAAGACACTCGTTCTGCATCCCGCCTCAACGATTTTTTGTGAATTCTCGGTGGAACAAAAAAAGGAGATGGGTGTCTCCGATTCGATGGTTCGTCTCGCAGCCGGTATAGAAGACAGTGAAGACATACTTGAAGACATTGAACAAGCGTTAGAGGTGATATGA
- the thiS gene encoding sulfur carrier protein ThiS, giving the protein MIITINGEKQTIEADRVTVQKLLEIKNVKDQDMVSVQLNGNFVKREVFAETPVLENDIIDFLYFMGGGM; this is encoded by the coding sequence ATGATTATCACTATCAATGGAGAAAAACAGACAATTGAAGCTGACCGTGTTACGGTTCAGAAGCTCTTGGAAATAAAAAACGTGAAAGACCAGGACATGGTATCGGTACAGTTGAACGGGAATTTTGTCAAACGGGAGGTGTTCGCGGAAACTCCGGTACTGGAAAACGATATAATTGATTTTCTTTATTTCATGGGAGGGGGAATGTAA
- a CDS encoding ubiquinone/menaquinone biosynthesis methyltransferase, translating into MRSEMTGFIQNVFSEVTATYEKINHILAFGFDIAWRKRAARLAARAGAGQWADMCTGTGETASYLRRLAPEGTDIYGIDFSLPMLGVATRKPKGKDITFLASDIRALPFPDESFNLITMSFAARNVNLDKTTLIKTFAEIYRVLKSGGRFVNLETSRPPFSIVRRCFHMYVKLCVKSIGSRISGSRTAYAYLAGTIPRFYAAEELAEIMHQSGFEKVTFDRLLFGVAAIHQGIKQ; encoded by the coding sequence ATGCGTTCCGAAATGACAGGTTTCATTCAAAACGTCTTCTCAGAGGTGACGGCCACATACGAAAAAATAAACCACATCCTGGCATTCGGTTTCGATATCGCCTGGCGTAAGCGGGCGGCAAGACTCGCCGCAAGGGCCGGCGCCGGTCAATGGGCCGACATGTGTACCGGCACCGGTGAGACGGCTTCATATCTTCGACGTCTCGCCCCGGAAGGAACAGACATTTACGGAATAGATTTCTCCCTGCCCATGCTGGGAGTAGCGACTCGAAAGCCGAAAGGAAAAGACATCACCTTTCTCGCTTCCGATATCAGGGCATTGCCCTTTCCCGATGAAAGCTTCAATCTGATTACGATGTCGTTTGCCGCACGCAACGTCAATCTTGACAAAACGACACTTATCAAAACGTTTGCAGAGATATACAGGGTTTTAAAGTCTGGTGGACGTTTCGTAAACCTGGAAACCAGCAGACCGCCGTTTTCTATCGTGAGACGATGTTTTCACATGTATGTGAAGCTTTGTGTGAAATCGATAGGAAGCCGGATATCCGGTTCCAGAACCGCGTATGCTTATCTGGCGGGAACGATACCCCGCTTTTATGCGGCGGAAGAATTGGCCGAAATTATGCACCAGTCCGGTTTCGAGAAAGTCACCTTCGATCGCTTGTTGTTTGGTGTGGCGGCGATTCACCAGGGAATAAAACAGTAA
- a CDS encoding phosphoadenylyl-sulfate reductase, whose protein sequence is MGILDNKDDLKVLVETLNFKEKVERSKQLIGEAYKRYGDSLVVANSLGKDSVAVWDLAKKVNPKIRGFIVTTRYKPAETVAFMNDVVKRYPELKVYKSDVPIPDKLYETKPDLCCDILKVEPVKRAIEEMGVTCWVTGLRCTEGRTRTDFKEVEERDEGLVKLNPILIWKEREVWQYLALYRVPVNPLYAEGYRSLGCAPCTKITSEDNERAGRWIGTSKCGGECGIHTRPLKVNKDTMNEVVSESSQA, encoded by the coding sequence ATGGGCATTTTGGACAACAAGGACGATTTAAAGGTATTGGTGGAGACGTTGAACTTTAAGGAAAAGGTGGAGCGGTCTAAGCAGTTGATCGGGGAGGCCTATAAACGCTATGGTGATTCTCTGGTTGTAGCCAACAGCTTAGGCAAGGATTCTGTCGCTGTGTGGGACCTTGCCAAAAAGGTGAATCCTAAGATACGGGGATTTATTGTTACCACCCGGTATAAACCGGCAGAAACCGTAGCTTTTATGAATGATGTTGTCAAACGTTATCCGGAATTAAAAGTCTACAAAAGTGACGTACCGATCCCCGATAAGCTTTATGAAACCAAACCCGATCTCTGCTGCGATATCCTGAAAGTGGAGCCGGTGAAAAGGGCAATTGAGGAGATGGGTGTTACATGTTGGGTGACAGGTTTGCGTTGCACCGAAGGCCGCACCCGTACTGATTTTAAGGAGGTCGAAGAAAGGGATGAGGGATTGGTAAAGCTTAACCCTATTCTTATATGGAAAGAACGGGAGGTATGGCAGTACCTGGCGCTATATCGGGTACCGGTGAACCCGCTCTATGCCGAAGGATACCGTTCTTTAGGGTGTGCGCCATGCACTAAGATAACCAGCGAAGATAATGAGCGCGCCGGACGCTGGATCGGCACCAGTAAATGCGGCGGAGAATGCGGAATACATACCCGGCCGCTAAAAGTTAACAAGGATACCATGAATGAAGTAGTATCCGAGAGTAGTCAAGCTTGA
- the cysK gene encoding cysteine synthase A — protein sequence MPVSDRIAGDVSELIGRTPLVRLNRVVKENYAEVIAKVEYFNPGGSVKDRACFFMIRDAEEKGFLKPHYTIIEPTSGNTGIGLAMIAAVKGYKCIFTMPETMSLERIYILRSYGAEIVLTPGNSGMQGAIKKAEELHRKIPDSFMPDQFKNTANIRAHRETTAREILRVTGNRIDAFVAGVGTGGTITGVGEVLKEQDPRIRVVAVEPETSAVLSGKKPGPHKIQGIGAGFIPDLLNRNVIDRVIQVSDKNAFEMAGRLAREEGLFVGISSGAAACAGLILAQELGPGKRVVVVFPDTGERYFSTHQYFGI from the coding sequence ATGCCTGTTTCAGATAGGATTGCAGGCGATGTTAGCGAACTTATCGGAAGGACTCCTTTGGTGCGGCTGAACAGGGTGGTGAAAGAAAACTACGCCGAGGTTATCGCCAAAGTTGAGTATTTTAATCCCGGCGGAAGTGTCAAGGACAGGGCTTGTTTCTTTATGATCCGGGATGCCGAGGAGAAAGGATTTTTAAAGCCGCACTATACCATTATTGAGCCGACTTCGGGAAATACCGGGATAGGATTGGCAATGATAGCGGCGGTCAAAGGATATAAATGTATTTTCACAATGCCGGAAACAATGAGTTTAGAGCGGATTTATATCCTCAGGTCATACGGAGCGGAGATTGTGCTTACTCCCGGTAACTCGGGAATGCAGGGAGCGATAAAAAAGGCAGAGGAACTGCACAGGAAGATTCCTGACAGTTTTATGCCTGATCAATTTAAGAATACAGCCAATATCCGGGCGCATCGGGAGACAACTGCGCGCGAAATTTTACGTGTTACCGGCAACAGGATTGACGCCTTTGTCGCAGGCGTAGGGACCGGCGGGACGATTACCGGAGTAGGCGAGGTTCTGAAGGAACAGGACCCCAGGATAAGGGTTGTAGCTGTCGAGCCGGAGACAAGCGCTGTGCTTTCCGGGAAAAAGCCCGGTCCGCACAAGATACAGGGGATAGGCGCCGGGTTTATTCCGGACCTGCTTAACCGCAATGTGATTGACCGGGTAATACAGGTTTCTGACAAGAATGCCTTTGAAATGGCAGGAAGGCTTGCCCGCGAAGAAGGATTATTTGTAGGGATTTCCAGCGGCGCTGCAGCCTGTGCCGGACTAATACTGGCGCAGGAACTTGGGCCGGGCAAAAGAGTAGTTGTGGTTTTCCCGGATACAGGCGAAAGGTATTTTTCTACACACCAGTATTTTGGGATTTAA
- a CDS encoding inorganic phosphate transporter, which produces MSTVLLILGIISIFFALNMGASGIAPSFAAAFGAKLITRKSAVVLFAVFVILGAIILGRNVAVTLGGKLLAKEFISLPVALIIVSAASLSLFMANILKIPQSTSQVTVGAITGAGLYFKALALKILFFNIVLAWVMLPILSFLITFFVFKIIYPPCHGNFYLYQKIFSNEKKLQLCTLVVSCYVALAIGANNVGNVAGPLYGAGVLGVNSGLILFAPLFGVGAWFMGKGTIETTGRDIVPIGLVSSSVVSFVTATLLIFASILGIPQSLVQLNVFAIFAISCMKNGHKSTMESHVTTKTLAVWVITPLISTALAYFSLTLLKR; this is translated from the coding sequence ATGGGCGCAAGCGGGATAGCGCCTTCTTTCGCCGCTGCTTTCGGAGCGAAACTGATCACTAGAAAGAGCGCTGTTGTGTTATTTGCTGTCTTTGTGATCCTTGGGGCAATTATTCTGGGTAGAAATGTTGCGGTTACCCTGGGAGGTAAGTTATTGGCAAAAGAGTTTATTTCCCTGCCTGTCGCGCTCATAATAGTATCTGCGGCTTCTCTAAGCCTCTTCATGGCGAATATTTTAAAGATACCGCAATCCACCAGTCAGGTAACTGTGGGCGCTATTACAGGCGCAGGGTTATATTTTAAAGCATTGGCGCTAAAAATACTTTTCTTCAATATAGTGTTGGCTTGGGTAATGCTGCCAATTTTGTCGTTCCTTATTACGTTCTTCGTATTTAAAATAATTTATCCACCATGCCACGGCAATTTTTATCTCTATCAGAAGATATTCAGCAACGAGAAGAAATTGCAGCTTTGTACCTTGGTGGTCAGTTGCTATGTAGCTCTGGCTATTGGCGCCAATAATGTCGGCAATGTGGCAGGGCCGTTATATGGCGCCGGCGTCCTGGGTGTAAACTCGGGGTTGATCTTATTTGCTCCTCTGTTCGGAGTAGGGGCCTGGTTCATGGGCAAAGGTACTATCGAGACCACAGGCCGGGATATTGTGCCGATAGGATTAGTTTCCAGCAGCGTTGTTTCTTTTGTCACTGCCACGCTGCTTATTTTTGCTTCGATTCTGGGTATACCCCAGTCTCTGGTTCAGCTAAATGTTTTTGCCATATTTGCAATCAGTTGCATGAAGAACGGGCATAAGTCAACGATGGAAAGCCACGTTACCACGAAAACATTGGCGGTCTGGGTGATTACGCCGCTCATATCAACTGCTTTAGCATATTTCTCGTTAACTTTACTAAAGAGGTAA